A section of the Corynebacterium tuberculostearicum genome encodes:
- a CDS encoding HNH endonuclease signature motif containing protein — protein MNTEFLLLCRRGVDLVAEFQGCSEDSLLEAGASPLLAAQLARLQHVYFGRTSNSRKQRLARDAARTRAHDLATLDSIESYTRRVRDTNRAWDLRLELCRTEARLIPSVAKKLLKQLNPPRRPEPGVRYTRRPDGPHTISITADPTDIADIKGVLSSVNKDDPLAAAKQVLLEGNPGALPAVHTNVILTLDQLDRIVAAPADASDITLQLTNGARMTGAQLVARALAQRGYVSLVHPEHGPVNLYRTERMATWKQRMLAAAEHPVCAWPGCNTPADDAQVHHLTAWSAGGPTNQENLVTLCAHHNSVNQDDPSRPTERGRMVRIDGRVAWIPPWSNTPRFVPSPARPPNPAPNHNPSPRPTHNP, from the coding sequence GTGAACACCGAATTCCTCTTGCTATGCCGCCGCGGCGTCGACCTCGTCGCCGAATTTCAGGGCTGCTCCGAAGACTCACTCCTCGAGGCCGGAGCCAGCCCCCTTCTGGCTGCCCAGCTCGCCCGCCTGCAACACGTCTACTTCGGCCGCACATCCAATAGCCGCAAGCAGCGCCTCGCCCGCGACGCCGCCCGCACCCGCGCTCACGACCTCGCCACGCTCGATAGCATCGAGTCCTATACCCGCCGCGTGCGCGATACCAACCGCGCCTGGGACTTGCGCCTAGAACTGTGCCGCACCGAGGCCCGCCTCATCCCCTCCGTGGCCAAGAAGCTCCTCAAGCAGCTTAATCCGCCCCGTCGCCCCGAGCCCGGCGTGCGCTATACCCGCCGCCCCGACGGCCCCCACACCATCTCCATTACGGCTGATCCCACCGATATCGCCGATATCAAGGGCGTGCTCTCCTCTGTCAACAAGGACGATCCCCTCGCCGCCGCCAAGCAGGTCCTCCTCGAGGGCAATCCCGGCGCGTTGCCGGCCGTACACACCAACGTCATCCTCACCTTGGACCAGCTCGACCGCATCGTCGCCGCGCCTGCCGACGCCTCCGATATCACCCTCCAGCTCACCAACGGCGCCCGCATGACCGGCGCGCAGCTCGTCGCCCGTGCCTTAGCCCAGCGCGGCTATGTCAGCCTGGTCCACCCGGAGCACGGTCCGGTGAACCTGTACCGCACCGAGCGCATGGCCACGTGGAAACAGCGCATGCTCGCCGCGGCCGAGCATCCCGTGTGCGCGTGGCCGGGCTGCAATACGCCTGCCGACGACGCCCAAGTCCACCACCTCACCGCCTGGTCCGCCGGCGGGCCCACCAACCAAGAAAATCTGGTCACCTTGTGCGCGCACCACAACTCCGTCAACCAAGATGACCCCTCCCGCCCCACAGAGCGCGGCCGCATGGTGCGCATCGATGGCCGCGTCGCCTGGATACCACCGTGGAGCAACACCCCACGCTTCGTCCCCAGCCCCGCTAGGCCGCCAAACCCCGCCCCTAACCACAACCCCAGCCCCCGTCCCACACACAACCCTTAA
- the fbaA gene encoding class II fructose-bisphosphate aldolase, with protein sequence MPIATPEVYNEMLDTAKKNGFAFPAINCTSSETINAALKGFAEAESDGIIQFSTGGAAFGSGLALKDKVKGAQALAAFAHEAAKHYGVNIALHTDHCQKEVLDEFVRPLLAISQERVDRGENPLFQSHMWDGSAIPIDENLVIAQELLEKAKNAHVILEAEIGVVGGEEDGVQAKAGANLYTSPEDFEKTIDALGTGEKGRYLLAATFGNVHGVYKPGNVKLRPEVLLEGQKVAQKKLGLGEDEYAFDFVFHGGSGSEKEKIEEALGYGVIKMNVDTDTQYAFTNPIARHMMTNYDGVFKIDGEVGNKKAYDPRSYLKKAEQSMSERVIESCQDLHSVGKSISK encoded by the coding sequence ATGCCAATTGCAACCCCTGAGGTCTATAACGAGATGCTGGATACCGCGAAGAAGAACGGCTTCGCGTTCCCAGCTATCAACTGCACCTCATCTGAGACCATTAACGCAGCTCTGAAGGGCTTTGCTGAGGCCGAGTCCGACGGCATCATCCAGTTCTCCACCGGCGGTGCCGCCTTCGGCTCTGGCCTGGCACTGAAGGACAAGGTCAAGGGTGCTCAGGCACTGGCCGCATTCGCTCATGAGGCCGCCAAGCACTACGGCGTGAATATCGCGCTGCACACCGACCACTGCCAGAAGGAAGTACTCGATGAGTTCGTCCGCCCGCTGCTGGCCATCTCCCAGGAGCGCGTCGACCGCGGCGAGAACCCACTGTTCCAGTCCCACATGTGGGACGGCTCCGCTATCCCTATCGACGAGAACCTAGTCATCGCCCAGGAGCTGCTGGAAAAGGCTAAGAACGCGCACGTCATCCTCGAGGCCGAGATCGGCGTCGTCGGCGGCGAAGAGGACGGCGTCCAGGCCAAGGCGGGCGCTAACCTCTACACCTCCCCAGAGGACTTTGAAAAGACCATCGATGCCCTGGGCACCGGCGAGAAGGGCCGCTACTTGCTGGCCGCAACCTTCGGCAACGTTCACGGCGTCTACAAGCCAGGCAACGTGAAGCTGCGCCCAGAGGTTCTGCTCGAGGGCCAGAAGGTGGCACAGAAGAAGCTCGGCCTGGGTGAGGACGAGTACGCCTTCGACTTCGTCTTCCACGGTGGCTCCGGCTCCGAGAAGGAAAAGATCGAAGAGGCTCTGGGCTACGGCGTCATCAAGATGAACGTGGACACCGATACCCAGTACGCCTTCACCAACCCGATTGCTCGCCACATGATGACGAATTACGATGGCGTCTTCAAGATTGACGGCGAGGTTGGCAACAAGAAGGCCTACGACCCACGCTCCTACCTGAAGAAGGCAGAGCAGAGCATGTCCGAGCGCGTCATCGAGTCCTGCCAGGACCTGCACTCCGTGGGCAAGTCCATCTCCAAGTAA